The following proteins are co-located in the Candidatus Palauibacter australiensis genome:
- a CDS encoding VirB3 family type IV secretion system protein — protein MRGVTRWAGYAALNRPLTVLGVERRLFLLGATLAVAVWNATASLVAGGVVFAGCYGAGWLAGRRDPAMLAVLRTAARYPARIDPGKWADEPWHLRIRTDSK, from the coding sequence ATGCGGGGAGTCACTCGCTGGGCCGGCTACGCGGCACTGAACCGTCCGCTCACCGTGCTGGGCGTGGAGCGGCGGCTGTTCCTGCTGGGCGCGACGCTCGCGGTCGCGGTGTGGAACGCGACGGCTTCGCTGGTGGCGGGCGGCGTGGTGTTCGCGGGTTGCTACGGCGCGGGCTGGCTCGCGGGCCGGCGGGACCCGGCCATGCTGGCCGTGCTGAGGACCGCCGCCCGTTATCCGGCGCGGATCGATCCGGGCAAGTGGGCGGACGAGCCGTGGCATCTCCGCATCCGGACGGACTCGAAGTGA
- a CDS encoding AlpA family phage regulatory protein yields MTRKPKEKRTRPTTRLLRVSEVQALTGLARSTIYAWSAQDRFPSPIRLSPRAARWIEADVKQWLREWVARG; encoded by the coding sequence ATGACCAGGAAGCCGAAAGAGAAGAGGACGAGACCGACGACCCGATTGCTGCGGGTCTCGGAGGTGCAGGCGCTGACGGGTCTCGCTCGGAGCACGATCTACGCCTGGTCGGCCCAAGACCGCTTCCCCTCGCCGATCCGATTGAGCCCGCGCGCGGCGCGCTGGATCGAGGCGGATGTGAAGCAGTGGCTCCGTGAGTGGGTCGCGCGGGGCTAG
- a CDS encoding TrbC/VirB2 family protein: MKTLLTTMRAGAWAVLLMLTPGALMAQGTSPWVDAVNELQTQFTGPIARGLSLIAIVVGGLMFAFGEGGSKRTLAGIIFGIGMAVGAVNFLGWLF, from the coding sequence ATGAAAACGTTGCTGACGACGATGCGGGCAGGGGCGTGGGCCGTGCTGCTCATGCTGACGCCCGGCGCGCTGATGGCGCAGGGCACGAGTCCGTGGGTGGACGCGGTGAACGAGCTACAGACGCAGTTCACGGGACCGATCGCGCGGGGTTTGTCGCTGATCGCGATCGTGGTGGGCGGGCTGATGTTCGCGTTCGGCGAGGGCGGGAGCAAGCGCACGCTGGCCGGGATCATCTTCGGGATCGGGATGGCCGTGGGTGCGGTGAACTTCCTCGGCTGGCTGTTCTGA